Proteins found in one Corynebacterium zhongnanshanii genomic segment:
- a CDS encoding MFS transporter, with the protein MSTDTHVNRQEERRVLGATLVGTTIEWYDFFIYAQAAGLVFASQFFTPAGSDNATLAQILSWASLGISFLFRPLGAVIAGHLGDRLGRKVMLATTLILMGAATFLIGLLPTYESIGVAAPILLVVLRVIQGFSAGGEWGGAALLAVEHAPANKRGRFGTYPQIGVPLGLSLATAVLLFMTLVVGIDAYKEWAWRVPFLFSIVLIFVGAIVRSRVAESPVFEEVRERAAEASAPVAVLLKNHFPLTLKAALIFAANNATGYILMTFMGSYATKKLEMDQAQVFCAVIVAAIAWTVFTLLSGSLSDRIGRTQTFTIGYVLLVAAIFPAWLLVDAANIWLFATALLILTPGLALSYGPQSALYAELFPREIRYSGVSISYAIGAILGGAFAPMIAQMLLGRTGSTLSIGVYLVVLYAIALIALWFTPRDLHKRTL; encoded by the coding sequence ATGTCCACAGATACACACGTGAATCGACAGGAAGAACGCCGCGTTCTTGGCGCCACCCTGGTTGGAACCACCATCGAGTGGTATGACTTTTTCATTTACGCTCAAGCTGCAGGTCTGGTATTCGCAAGCCAGTTCTTCACCCCTGCCGGCAGCGACAACGCCACCCTAGCCCAGATCCTGTCCTGGGCCTCCTTGGGCATCAGCTTCCTCTTCCGCCCTCTGGGCGCGGTCATTGCCGGCCACTTGGGCGACCGCCTGGGCCGCAAGGTCATGCTGGCCACCACGCTCATTCTGATGGGTGCGGCAACGTTCCTCATCGGTCTGCTCCCGACCTATGAATCCATCGGCGTGGCAGCACCGATCCTGCTGGTGGTTTTGCGTGTTATCCAGGGCTTTTCCGCCGGTGGCGAATGGGGCGGCGCGGCCCTTCTGGCTGTGGAGCACGCTCCCGCGAACAAGCGCGGACGCTTTGGAACCTACCCGCAGATCGGCGTTCCCCTGGGCCTGTCCTTGGCTACCGCCGTCCTGCTGTTCATGACGCTAGTAGTGGGCATTGACGCGTACAAGGAGTGGGCATGGCGCGTGCCTTTCCTGTTCTCCATCGTGCTGATCTTTGTGGGCGCCATTGTTCGTTCTCGCGTGGCAGAGTCTCCCGTCTTTGAGGAGGTTCGTGAGCGCGCCGCGGAAGCATCCGCTCCCGTTGCCGTGCTGTTGAAGAACCACTTCCCACTGACCCTGAAGGCTGCTCTGATTTTCGCTGCAAACAATGCAACGGGCTACATCCTGATGACGTTCATGGGTTCCTATGCCACGAAGAAGCTGGAAATGGATCAGGCACAGGTGTTCTGCGCAGTGATTGTTGCCGCAATCGCATGGACGGTCTTCACCCTCCTGAGTGGTTCCCTGTCTGACCGCATTGGCCGCACGCAGACGTTCACCATCGGCTATGTCCTGCTGGTCGCTGCCATTTTCCCTGCGTGGCTGCTGGTCGATGCGGCGAATATCTGGCTGTTTGCCACTGCCCTGCTGATCCTCACGCCGGGTCTGGCGTTGAGCTACGGCCCTCAGTCCGCGCTGTACGCGGAACTGTTCCCGCGTGAGATCCGCTACTCTGGCGTGTCCATTTCCTACGCCATCGGCGCGATCCTGGGTGGCGCTTTCGCGCCGATGATCGCTCAGATGCTTCTGGGCCGCACGGGCAGCACGCTGTCCATCGGCGTGTACCTGGTGGTGCTGTACGCGATTGCACTTATCGCCCTGTGGTTCACTCCGCGCGACCTGCACAAGCGCACGCTCTAA
- the ribB gene encoding 3,4-dihydroxy-2-butanone-4-phosphate synthase, with product MPSALANTPQAEHLKTDARRNAETLLSPIEDIVADIAAGKMVVLVDDEDRENEGDLIMAAEAMTPESVNFMITHGKGLLCAPMTAEHAAQLNFAPMVHSNEDDFGTAFTVSCDATADFGVTTGISAADRATTISLLASGGTASSFHRPGHVFPLIARHGGVLARIGHTEAGSDLAAMAGFSPVAAIIEIIGDDGEMLRLPELVDWCGKHNISLSTIERLRTYRQAQVEAGVDITQRPDGSALAGLPVSAKEA from the coding sequence ATGCCTTCTGCCTTGGCTAACACCCCACAGGCTGAGCACCTCAAAACCGATGCGCGTCGGAATGCAGAAACTCTACTCTCACCCATCGAGGACATTGTGGCGGACATCGCCGCAGGAAAAATGGTCGTTCTTGTTGATGACGAAGATCGCGAAAATGAAGGCGATCTCATCATGGCTGCAGAAGCCATGACTCCTGAGTCGGTTAATTTCATGATCACTCACGGCAAAGGACTACTGTGTGCGCCAATGACGGCTGAACACGCCGCGCAGCTGAACTTCGCCCCTATGGTTCACAGCAACGAAGACGACTTCGGCACAGCTTTTACTGTCTCTTGTGATGCCACCGCTGACTTTGGCGTCACTACAGGCATCTCCGCTGCCGATCGGGCAACGACCATTAGCCTACTCGCTTCAGGCGGAACCGCATCGAGTTTTCACCGCCCAGGCCACGTTTTCCCACTCATTGCACGCCATGGCGGTGTTTTAGCTCGAATCGGGCACACCGAAGCTGGAAGTGATCTCGCCGCTATGGCCGGTTTTTCACCAGTAGCTGCCATCATCGAGATTATTGGCGATGACGGCGAAATGCTTCGCCTTCCTGAACTGGTGGACTGGTGCGGCAAACACAACATATCTCTGTCAACCATTGAACGTTTGCGTACATATCGCCAGGCCCAAGTGGAAGCCGGAGTAGACATCACGCAACGGCCAGACGGCTCGGCATTGGCAGGCCTCCCCGTGTCTGCGAAGGAGGCTTAA
- a CDS encoding 1-acyl-sn-glycerol-3-phosphate acyltransferase yields MVNYNNTKTGQLTRKASTPAIHELVLRHLAYVEGLENIPRTGPVILVANHASYMDHFVTKTLSESVRAGRVSFPTKSEAFESFLSRVWHESMDCYPVNRNAPGKEVFQRAHEALLRDDALVLYPEGTRNTGKGLLPFKTGAFRIALENKVPVVPIGLTGLAEVLPKGARLPRRHLLSVAIGKPLERASSGDTRSIARSMRDDAYDAIGTLKDRARHATPSDCGHALETIVELAQQIVSENLTPEGTLSAEVIHRVELLLKIADKTSQRRLDLRVQQARLDGFRAMNAPTATGAFIRTALVHRKASKLSDLHSSNDFAAYLAGRSALMLPQWFGGGAERARIHFQRATEREGNVASQAYVGLAESLAISGNTPAALQAYQHAASSIAETDPRGSVRKRKIKNAIAALTSAHEGEL; encoded by the coding sequence GTGGTCAACTACAACAACACAAAAACTGGTCAGCTCACGCGAAAAGCTTCCACTCCTGCCATCCATGAATTGGTGTTACGCCATCTGGCCTATGTCGAGGGCCTGGAAAACATTCCCCGCACCGGACCTGTAATCCTTGTAGCTAATCACGCTTCTTACATGGACCACTTCGTCACTAAAACGCTCAGTGAGAGTGTCCGTGCCGGACGGGTATCTTTTCCTACCAAATCTGAAGCCTTTGAAAGCTTTCTCTCCAGGGTCTGGCACGAATCAATGGACTGCTACCCAGTAAACCGCAACGCTCCCGGAAAGGAGGTGTTCCAACGAGCTCATGAAGCACTCCTCCGCGACGACGCTTTGGTTCTCTACCCGGAAGGAACCAGAAATACAGGAAAGGGTTTACTTCCCTTTAAAACCGGCGCCTTCCGCATCGCACTGGAAAACAAAGTCCCGGTGGTGCCGATTGGACTGACAGGCTTAGCCGAAGTACTTCCCAAAGGAGCACGTCTGCCTCGTCGTCACCTTCTCTCGGTAGCGATTGGTAAACCCTTGGAAAGGGCCAGCAGTGGAGATACACGATCGATTGCCCGAAGTATGCGCGATGATGCCTATGACGCAATAGGTACACTAAAGGATCGTGCACGCCATGCCACTCCGAGCGACTGTGGCCATGCTCTCGAGACAATCGTGGAGCTAGCGCAGCAGATTGTAAGTGAGAACCTTACTCCCGAGGGCACACTATCTGCCGAGGTAATCCACCGAGTTGAGCTGCTCCTGAAGATCGCCGATAAAACGTCTCAACGGCGCCTCGACCTTCGAGTGCAGCAAGCTCGACTTGATGGATTCCGAGCAATGAATGCTCCCACCGCAACGGGAGCCTTCATCCGCACGGCTTTGGTGCATCGTAAAGCATCAAAATTGTCCGATCTACATTCTTCTAATGACTTTGCAGCGTATCTAGCTGGGCGTAGTGCTCTCATGCTCCCTCAATGGTTTGGAGGAGGTGCGGAACGAGCTCGAATTCACTTTCAGCGCGCTACTGAACGCGAAGGCAATGTGGCCTCCCAGGCATACGTTGGTTTAGCTGAATCCTTAGCCATCTCGGGGAATACCCCGGCTGCACTCCAAGCGTATCAACACGCAGCATCAAGCATTGCGGAGACAGATCCTCG
- a CDS encoding MarR family winged helix-turn-helix transcriptional regulator: MARSIAEYPEEFRYLILALQRQGNRQLNNLFGKLDLTTSQAEAIEIVGMHGPLSTREVGSHLICESGSPSRLLATLAAKGLTISSQSTVDKRATLHALTPKGRDLLIRIKDLKSAFHNELRGALQTMSEAHPSDVLSQLAHLLTDRELTAAMKKRYPHIFTDLER; the protein is encoded by the coding sequence ATGGCCCGTAGCATTGCTGAGTATCCAGAGGAGTTTCGATACCTCATTTTGGCTCTCCAGAGGCAAGGTAATCGCCAATTGAATAACCTCTTTGGGAAGCTTGACCTGACGACGTCGCAGGCAGAGGCGATAGAAATTGTCGGGATGCATGGACCTCTGAGTACGCGTGAGGTGGGCAGCCACCTGATCTGTGAGTCCGGAAGTCCGAGCCGTCTCCTTGCCACCTTGGCCGCCAAGGGGCTCACTATAAGTTCGCAATCCACTGTGGATAAAAGAGCAACGCTTCATGCCCTGACCCCCAAAGGGCGAGATCTCCTTATTCGAATTAAGGATCTCAAAAGTGCATTCCACAATGAGTTAAGGGGCGCACTTCAGACAATGTCTGAAGCACACCCCTCAGATGTACTCTCTCAGCTTGCTCACTTGCTGACGGATCGTGAGCTTACTGCTGCGATGAAGAAGCGCTATCCCCACATCTTCACAGATTTGGAGCGTTAG
- a CDS encoding SRPBCC family protein → MSFKSVHTAVQAIDHDPALIERVLHDAENFPEWNPAMSHVEPLDKEGEYAVTVHGVLRGTMTQVPTDARAIKYRIVIPGLVEESTFAIDPQGRGAEVTHTVAQKGILARVIGDQESSRVPHKRLARLAHTLDTVLT, encoded by the coding sequence GTGTCATTTAAATCTGTACATACCGCAGTGCAGGCAATTGATCACGATCCAGCGTTGATCGAGCGTGTGTTGCACGATGCTGAGAACTTTCCCGAGTGGAACCCCGCCATGAGTCATGTCGAACCGCTAGATAAGGAGGGCGAATATGCCGTCACCGTGCATGGTGTCTTACGAGGGACAATGACTCAGGTGCCGACAGATGCACGTGCCATCAAGTACCGCATCGTTATCCCTGGTCTGGTCGAAGAATCCACCTTCGCCATTGATCCACAAGGTAGGGGTGCGGAGGTTACCCATACGGTTGCGCAGAAAGGGATCCTCGCAAGAGTCATTGGTGATCAGGAATCTTCTCGAGTTCCGCACAAGCGTCTCGCTCGTTTAGCGCATACCCTCGATACTGTCCTGACATGA